From the genome of Pseudomonas sp. Teo4, one region includes:
- a CDS encoding Mov34/MPN/PAD-1 family protein, with protein sequence MIDATTTLAVPRDLARRDHSTRMASVFLTPSGMSNVILLEDSARLQRLDALEGQYYRAILNNPWGETHLVNHLGDRWVGGGCRDISFRMSNENIHVHAGLISRRLRKVVTGAEAKIMISALDDESGSVGSHEALVHPVTCATIGEWSVTYDGGLIDKIKAQRLAALPNETGGSILGITDLKTKTIVLVDTLPPPPDSESSPTHFIRGKEGQLEALKKVHDLTAGTVDYVGDWHSHPNGCSVKQSADDLVLFATLVSRMQIEGLPALMLIVSDADLGIYVR encoded by the coding sequence TTGATCGATGCCACCACGACGCTGGCTGTGCCTCGTGATCTGGCGCGACGGGATCATTCAACCCGGATGGCCAGTGTCTTCCTTACTCCATCAGGAATGTCGAATGTCATTCTGCTCGAAGACTCGGCACGGTTGCAGCGTTTGGATGCCCTTGAAGGGCAGTATTACCGCGCAATCTTGAACAACCCTTGGGGTGAAACCCATCTCGTCAACCACCTTGGCGATCGGTGGGTAGGTGGCGGATGCCGGGATATTTCGTTCCGGATGTCGAATGAAAACATCCATGTCCACGCGGGACTAATTTCCCGGAGGCTGCGCAAGGTCGTAACTGGTGCCGAAGCCAAGATCATGATATCGGCGCTGGATGATGAGTCGGGCAGTGTGGGATCACATGAGGCCCTAGTACATCCCGTCACCTGCGCAACGATTGGAGAGTGGTCGGTAACGTATGACGGTGGCCTTATTGACAAGATCAAGGCACAGCGGCTTGCGGCGCTTCCCAACGAAACCGGTGGATCCATTCTCGGTATCACTGACTTGAAGACGAAGACCATCGTCCTGGTCGATACCCTGCCACCTCCACCCGACAGCGAGTCGAGCCCAACCCATTTCATCCGGGGCAAGGAAGGTCAGTTAGAGGCACTGAAGAAGGTGCACGATCTGACTGCTGGCACCGTTGACTATGTCGGGGACTGGCATTCCCATCCGAACGGTTGTTCCGTCAAGCAGAGCGCAGACGACCTTGTCTTGTTTGCCACGCTGGTCAGCCGGATGCAGATAGAGGGTTTACCGGCACTGATGCTGATCGTTTCCGATGCTGATCTCGGCATTTATGTGAGGTGA